Genomic segment of Candidatus Bipolaricaulota bacterium:
AAGAAATTTCATAAAACCATAAAAAAATCAGCTGCTAAGCTGATTTTTTTATTATCGTTTGATATTCTTCGTATAATTTCTTGAATTCCTCTGAAATCTCCAACAAATTTTTTATCGCTTCCCTTTCTTCGGCCGAAGGCTTCGAAAGATCAATGTAAAAATCTTTGGCAATCTTCTTTTCCAAAATCTTCTTGCGCTTTTCCGGCCGCGCCGCTTTGTCAATGAGCGGAGCAGTACGCTCATCTCCCGACGGCCGATGCCTGTTTTTTATTTGGCATGACGCGGGCAAAAGTTTAAAATAACCCGGCAGCAATTTTTTTACAAAAAAAGGATTGGACGGCCGCTTGTCTTTGGTCAAAGATTGCGCCAAGGCGAAATATTTTTCCAAATAAGGGAAATGTCCGAGTTGGACGACCAAACGGCTCAAAACATGTTTTTTGATTCCTCTTATGCATTCCGCCAAATTATTTATTCTCTCTTTTTCTGTTTCAGCTCCAATGGCGTCCATCATCTCATTTAATGCCGCTTCTTCCTCGGGCGTCATATTTTTCAAAAAATCTTGAGCGTAAACATCCATTTCTTTTATTTTGCCCAAAGCTTTTTCTTTTTCACCCCTTTCCTTCTCCATTCTTAAACATTTCAAGCGAGCGGCTGATTGTGAGAATAAACGCGACTCCCCTTTTTCCATCTCTACGGTCTCTTCTTTTTCACCGGCTTTGCCGGTCCTGATTTTTTCCAAAATCTCATTGACCAAACTCTCATCGTCATTAAGTTGTTTTTTGTTTTTGTTCCGCATAAATATTGATTGGGAAAACCGATGCTTCCTTAAAACATTATAGCCGATTTTGGCAAAAGCATAAAGCCGAATGTGTTTTTTTTCACTAAAACGGACTTGACCGATTAAAGAAGTTTGGCTATAATGATAACGTCTTTGACGCAAAATTCAGGCTGTTGGATCGGTGGTGTAGCTGGTTAACACGCCGCCCTGTCACGGCGGAGATCGCGGGTTCGAGTCCCGTCCGATCCGCCAGCCTGAATCTTGCGTTTTAAGCAAATGAAAAACCATCGCCCAAGCGATGATTTTTTTATGTCCGCAAATTTGGGTTCAATCGATTGAACCCAAATTTGCGGCAACGAAACTTCATGGAAGCATCGCCGCCTACTGCCTTCTTCCTTTCCTTTGACAGTAATAAAAGGTCAAGCCGCCGGCCATCGCGGAAACCGCCCAAATGCCGAGACAAATGGCGGCAAACCGCTGACTAGGCAACGCTGACGCGTCAGCGATTCCCTTGATCAAGATGCCCCAGATCAAGAGAAACATGACCGTCAAGCCGACAAGCCACCCACGAACCGCGCCTTTCATGACTCCTCCAGGGTTTTGTCCACGATTCTGTATTATATCATGTTTTATCAAAAAAGTCAATACCACAAACAAAAAAATCCCCTTCGTGAGGATTTTGCATAATTTGACAATCACCCTGAAAACAAATAAGCTTTTCGAGAACCGCCAAACAGGAGGACGACCGTGAAACCAAACTCCAACAATGGAAATGGCTCGCCGCGCGATCCACAAGCCTGTTTTTCACAGCGCATTTTCGGAAAACGCAATGCTTGGGCCATTGTTGACCCAAGGGCACGCGATGTGTATTTGATAAACGTGGGAAAACGATCCGCCGCGGAAGCTCGCTGGTCTTCGACTCGCCAGCTACTCGAGAAAAAAGCGCCGGATTTCCCCGAATGGGCTAAAAGCAAAACCATCCGGTTGTTCAAGGACTATGGCTTTCACAAACCGCGATGATCGGAAATTAATCAATTTCCGATTTTAAAATTCTTTTTTGATCCGCTCTATTTGTTTATCAATTTTTTTCTTAATTTCCGTTCTTTGCCCTTTTCGAAGGGACATAAAAATAATGAAAAACACTGAGATCAACGCGACCAAAACGCTGAAAAGCTGAGCCCAACGAACGCCGAAAACAATCGGGCTATAGTCGACTCTCAAAAACTCCATATTGAATCTGATGATCGAATAGCCCAGAAGATATGAAAAGAAAATTACGCCATTTTTTATCGAGATATTTTTTTTAAATCTCAGCCATACCAAAAGCAACAACGCTCCGAGCAAAACGATGTTAAGCAATGACTCATACAAAAACGCGGGATGGAAATATTTATCGGCCAAATATTCGACCGGCCGAAAGGCGGACAAAATCGGAATGCCCCAAGGCAAATCGGTTGGCTGGCCGAAAAGCTCCTGATTGAAATAATTGCCCCAGCGTCCGATAATCTGCGCGCACACCAAGCCGATGGCTGATAAATCGAAAAGGTCTTTCCAATTAACTTTTTTCATTCTGGCAAAAAAATAAGTCGCTAAAAAAGCTCCGATCATGACGCCATGCACCGCGAGTCCTCCTTGCCATATTTTCAAAACATCAAGAGGTCTGTCTTTATAAAATTCAAAAGCGTAAAGCACGTAATAAATTCTGCCTCCGACAAGACCGGCGATGGCCCACCAGAAAACAAGATCAAACAGCCAATCTTTTTTTATTTTAAAATATTTCGCCAATGCTCTGGCCAAAAACAATCCGGCCAAGCCTCCGAGAACCATGAGCAAGCCGTACCAATGGACGTCCAGCGGTCCAATGGAAAAAGCGATCGGCTTGGGAGAAAATGTGTGCAAAAAAATATTCATAAAAAATGGATTAATTCAATTGATTGCATTATAGCACAACAAAATATTTTTTTTAATTTAAAAAGCCTTTGGCGTGGCCAAAGGTCTATGGGCGGCAGTCGCGAAGGCTCGCCTGCAGGATCGCGAACGGCGATTGCATCAGCGGCGGTGGATCCGCCTGCGAGCGCGGGCGCGCGGCGCTTGTTCGAGCCGGTTGCCAGTCCGGATCAGGGACCTCATCGTAGCGAGGCCCGCGACCGAACTCGAAATCCTCAGGGATCGTCCGGAGCCGCTTGTTCGTCAGATCCTCTCGATAGTCTCTCGGCATGGATTCCCTCCTTGGGTTGCCGGGTTGCGGGAAACAATAACAATAAAATATCAAATGGGAAGAGGCCTGTCAAGAGACAAAAAGAAAACCCCGCTTAATCGCGGGGTCTTCTCTCTTTAGGCTTTTGCCGTTGCAATACGCAACATTTATTGTAATAACAAAGGAATCACTTCCCTTGTTTATTATAATTTACTAAAAATTGTTTTTGCCGTCAAGATCTTCAATTATCAATGTGGATAACTACTTCATTTTCAGCTCTTTTTGAACATCTCGCCAGCGAGCCTTCAATTCTTTGTTGATTTCATCCAAAGTCTTGTTGGCGGTTTTCTTTTTCTTTTTGTATTCCGCGACCACGCCATCAACGATTTTCTCATACTTGTCTTTGGTCATGCTTTTCGCTTTTTCCACTTCGCCGATGATTTTACCGCTCATTTCTTTGGCCAAATTTTTAATGTCGGCTCTCGTTTGCTTGCCTGACTTGGGAGCCAGCAAAATAGCCGCGGCCGCGCCGATCACCGCGCCGATGGCGGCTCCGGCCAAAAATGTTTTCTTTTTCATATTTGTTTGCTCTTTAAATCACTCCCCGGCAACGGCCGTAAACGGCCTCGCCGATGAATGAATTTTTTATTTATTCTTTATGTCTTAATTATATCACATTTTTTAATTCATCATAACCAATGACTCAACAATTCGGAAAATGCCCGCTTGATTCTGGCGAAAAAACCTCTATTCTTCCAACGATACTTGGCGAACGGCTCGGAAAACTCCTGCCAGCCGTTCAATATTTTTTCGACATCGCCGACCATCTTCTTATCGCTGATGTACGCATTGGCTTCTCGGTTGCGATAAAAACTGCCCTGGTCGATATTGCTCGAGCCTACCATGGCTTCGCGGCCGTCAACCACGAAAGCTTTGCCATGCATCATTTTCGAAGTGAAATGAAGTTTGACGCCGATCTTGTCCATTAATTCATAATATTTAATCGCCGTCCAATTAACGATTCGCAAATCAGTTCGAAACGGCAAAATCAAATCTATTTTCACTCCCCTCTTTCTGGCTCGAGAGATCGCTTTGATCAATTTTCTGTCAGGCAAATAATAAGGCACGGCCAATTTCAAATATTTTTTGGCGTGGTTGATCGAACGCAGAAAATTCGCTCGAATGCGGGAACGTTTGGCATTGGGCACCTGAAAAAGAAATTTTATTTTTTTGCTTTTCTCTATTTTCGGATGGAGCAATTTTAAAACGTTCTTTTTATCTCCGCCGGCCTTGATATATGACTTGGCGAAAGCTCTGGTCAAAGACCTGGCCAATTTCCCCACCACCATCAATTGCAAATCCAGCCAATCGGCCATGAAATTCTGCACATTAACGCCGCCGAGAAAGCCCTCATTGCTATCGACCACCAAAATCTTTCTATGCGTCCTCTCCCAAAAGGCTCGCCAAAATCGGATAAATTTACCCAACGTTACTTGATTGTAAATAACCAAATCAACGCCGGCATTTTTCAGCCGGGAGATCGATGAGTTTGAAAAACCGTAACTGCCTATGCCATCAATTAACAATTTCACCTCCACTCCTTCTTTCGCCTTTTTTTCCAGCAAATCGACAAATTCAATCCCGACTTCATCGTCAATGAAAGTATACGTTTCCCAATAAATACTGGTCTTCGCCTTGTCCATCGCCTCTCGCATCGCTTGCCAAGCGTCTTTGGAAACGGAAAAAAACTGATATTGAATTTGCTCTTTAAGATGATTCATATGCAATATTTTAACACAAATGGCCGAAAATTAAAGAGCGCGGCCAAAACGGACATTTATCCACTTAACAACCACCCTTCGTTTTGATAACCTTTGTATGACCATATGACCAAAAATTTCATTTCAATCGAAGATTTTAAGCTGGACGAGATTGAGGAGATTCTCGGCGAAGCGGAACAATTGATTCCATTCGCCAAAGCGAAAATCACTCCGCCGAAAGAGCATCCTTTGCACCTTGACTTTGGCAACCATTTAGCCAAAGTTTTAATTTTCATGCTCGAACCGTCCAGCCGCACCGCCGGTTCCAACGACGAAGCGGCCAGGCTCTGGGGATTTGCCAGAGACAAAATCAGCGGACTGGAAGCGACTTCGCTGATGAAAAAAGAAAGTTTGGCCGACGCCATCAGGACTCACGCCGGCACCCAATTGGCCGACATTTTGGTTTTGAGAACGAAATACGAAGGCAGCGCCAGATTCGCCAGTGAAATTTTGGAAAAAACCGATTTTCAAGTGGCCGTGCACAATGCCGGCGACGGCGCCAATCGGCATCCGACCCAATCGCTGCTCAATCTGCTGACCATTAAACAAAAAATAGGAAGAATTCACGATTTCACCATCGGATTTTTCGGGGATTTGAAATATTCGCGAACTCTCAATTCCGATCTGGACACGCTCAGGATGTTAAACGAGCGATACGGAAACATTAAAATCATCACCGTCTCGTCCGCGGAAAACAGAATACCAAGCTACCGAAAAGCCGGATTAAACATCGAAGAATATGATCACTTGGACGCCCTAAAAAAATGCAATATCATCAGCGGCACCAGGATACAAGAAGAGCGATACACCGATGAATTGGAAAAATCCAGAGTTCTCGGCAAATATATTTTGGACAAAGC
This window contains:
- the lgt gene encoding prolipoprotein diacylglyceryl transferase, which gives rise to MNIFLHTFSPKPIAFSIGPLDVHWYGLLMVLGGLAGLFLARALAKYFKIKKDWLFDLVFWWAIAGLVGGRIYYVLYAFEFYKDRPLDVLKIWQGGLAVHGVMIGAFLATYFFARMKKVNWKDLFDLSAIGLVCAQIIGRWGNYFNQELFGQPTDLPWGIPILSAFRPVEYLADKYFHPAFLYESLLNIVLLGALLLLVWLRFKKNISIKNGVIFFSYLLGYSIIRFNMEFLRVDYSPIVFGVRWAQLFSVLVALISVFFIIFMSLRKGQRTEIKKKIDKQIERIKKEF
- a CDS encoding YtxH domain-containing protein, coding for MKKKTFLAGAAIGAVIGAAAAILLAPKSGKQTRADIKNLAKEMSGKIIGEVEKAKSMTKDKYEKIVDGVVAEYKKKKKTANKTLDEINKELKARWRDVQKELKMK
- a CDS encoding phosphatidylserine/phosphatidylglycerophosphate/cardiolipin synthase family protein, yielding MNHLKEQIQYQFFSVSKDAWQAMREAMDKAKTSIYWETYTFIDDEVGIEFVDLLEKKAKEGVEVKLLIDGIGSYGFSNSSISRLKNAGVDLVIYNQVTLGKFIRFWRAFWERTHRKILVVDSNEGFLGGVNVQNFMADWLDLQLMVVGKLARSLTRAFAKSYIKAGGDKKNVLKLLHPKIEKSKKIKFLFQVPNAKRSRIRANFLRSINHAKKYLKLAVPYYLPDRKLIKAISRARKRGVKIDLILPFRTDLRIVNWTAIKYYELMDKIGVKLHFTSKMMHGKAFVVDGREAMVGSSNIDQGSFYRNREANAYISDKKMVGDVEKILNGWQEFSEPFAKYRWKNRGFFARIKRAFSELLSHWL
- a CDS encoding aspartate carbamoyltransferase regulatory subunit; the encoded protein is MTKNFISIEDFKLDEIEEILGEAEQLIPFAKAKITPPKEHPLHLDFGNHLAKVLIFMLEPSSRTAGSNDEAARLWGFARDKISGLEATSLMKKESLADAIRTHAGTQLADILVLRTKYEGSARFASEILEKTDFQVAVHNAGDGANRHPTQSLLNLLTIKQKIGRIHDFTIGFFGDLKYSRTLNSDLDTLRMLNERYGNIKIITVSSAENRIPSYRKAGLNIEEYDHLDALKKCNIISGTRIQEERYTDELEKSRVLGKYILDKAVLDQMAADVVIMHPGPRGPEIAPDISIDRRNVMWFQMFMGVVLRMTILRRSFLARHEPNLGFQNTCGRLEVLDEEPAEQRLRKREEQGKQDKYFRPIYKRGMILDHIEPGKGGFIKELIKKHAGLNGTGAIHLIEGIENRKDVIVIEGNFIPDWFFSPATFVSPTTTFNIIRDGLFKKVKIKTANTTMPKAFKCPNSVCITNADKEAQSRFTVGENEITCVCSYCNREFTQEEIIAATSK